A stretch of the Lolium perenne isolate Kyuss_39 chromosome 3, Kyuss_2.0, whole genome shotgun sequence genome encodes the following:
- the LOC127318344 gene encoding peptide deformylase 1A, chloroplastic, with product MVLFLRPLTITAAAALLRAPTTSIPTFVAPGRAAGGRRWRSVRVSAGGGGWLSGLLGGKGGGGAPTAMTVTPGTVKAGDPVLHEPAQEVASRDVSSEKVQGIIDQMIAVMRKAPGVGLAAPQIGVPLKIIVLEDTQEFISYAPKKDIEAQDRRPFDLLVIINPKLKKTSKRSACFYEGCLSVDGYRAVVERHLDVEVSGLDRNGRPIKVVASGWQARILQHECDHLEGTLYVDKMVPRTFRTVDNLDLPLATGCPPLGAR from the exons ATGGTACTGTTCCTCCGGCCGCTCACCATAACCGCTGCGGCGGCGCTTCTCCGCGCCCCCACCACGTCGATTCCTACCTTCGTTGCTCCTGGTAGAGCAGCCGGCGGTAGGCGCTGGAGGAGTGTGAGGGTCAGCGCGGGCGGCGGGGGTTGGCTGTCCGGCCTGCTGGGCGGGAAGGGCGGCGGCGGTGCGCCCACGGCGATGACGGTGACGCCAGGGACCGTGAAGGCCGGCGACCCCGTGCTTCACGAGCCAGCGCAGGAGGTGGCTTCGAGGGACGTGTCCTCAGAGAAGGTCCAGGGCATCATCGACCAGATGATCGCCGTCATGCGCAAGGCCCCCGGCGTCGGCCTCGCCGCCCCACAGATCGGCGTCCCCTTGAAG ATTATTGTCCTGGAGGACACCCAAGAATTCATCAGCTATGCTCCCAAGAAGGACATTGAAGCGCAGGATCGCCGCCCCTTTGATCTTCTT GTTATTATCAATCCTAAGCTTAAGAAGACGAGTAAAAGAAGTGCATGTTTCTACGAGGGATGTCTGAG TGTTGATGGATATAGGGCGGTCGTTGAGCGACATTTAGATGTTGAGGTTTCGGGTTTGGACCGAAATGGACGCCCCATTAAGGTGGTGGCTTCAGGATGGCAGGCACGCATCCTGCAGCATGAGTGTGATCACCTTGAAGGCACTTTGTATGTTGACAAAATGGTTCCCAGGACATTCAGGACGGTTGATAACTTGGATCTTCCGCTTGCCACTGGATGCCCTCCTTTAGGTGCACGATAG